A genomic region of Arachis hypogaea cultivar Tifrunner chromosome 5, arahy.Tifrunner.gnm2.J5K5, whole genome shotgun sequence contains the following coding sequences:
- the LOC112802093 gene encoding lachrymatory-factor synthase, protein MMEASTQQVEKWKGKAKTEVLGFKVEQVWPLLEDFFGLDKWFPTLSTCLAVEGISGRPGCVRFCAGFKTPVDEQGKQTINWTKQKLLSIDPTLHTFSYSIIDGNVGFYSYISTLKVTPKEDQGCEIEWLYEVEPVQGWRPEDLELFIGSGLQVMAQRIQGALETMQEAVKTLSNHVSGYQEMQ, encoded by the coding sequence ATGATGGAAGCTTCAACTCAACAAGTTGAAAAATGGAAGGGCAAGGCCAAAACAGAAGTACTAGGATTCAAAGTAGAGCAAGTATGGCCTCTCTTGGAAGATTTCTTTGGCCTTGACAAGTGGTTCCCTACTCTCTCTACATGCCTTGCTGTCGAAGGCATCTCCGGCCGACCCGGCTGCGTGCGCTTCTGTGCCGGATTCAAGACCCCTGTGGATGAACAAGGCAAACAAACTATAAATTGGACTAAGCAGAAGCTTTTGTCCATTGACCCAACATTGCATACATTTAGCTACTCAATCATAGATGGAAATGTTGGATTCTACTCCTACATTTCAACCTTGAAGGTGACACCTAAGGAAGATCAGGGATGCGAGATTGAGTGGCTATATGAAGTTGAACCTGTCCAAGGGTGGCGGCCGGAAGATCTCGAACTTTTTATTGGTTCCGGTTTGCAGGTGATGGCTCAGAGGATTCAGGGAGCTTTGGAGACCATGCAAGAAGCAGTTAAAACTCTAAGTAATCATGTGAGTGGCTACCAAGAAATGCAATAA
- the LOC112802094 gene encoding SNW/SKI-interacting protein A — MAALKELLPPAKSSSTTYYDHSNDPWFKQRFSSSSEEEKAAAIKHKPVPPYMKRAGFVPRKVEDFGDGGAFPEIHVAQYPLDMGRNKSSKPGSKILPVTVDAHGNVAYDAIVKQNENAKKIVYTQQKDLIPKILKNDEDSDMEDDEDEQNEIEETTQETKAALEKIVNVRLSAAQPKNVPKQSSDTKYIKYKPSQQNAAFNSGAKERVIRMVEMPVDPLEPPKFKHKRVPKASGSPPVPVMHSPPRPVTVKDQQDWKIPPCISNWKNPKGYTIPLDKRLAADGRGLQDVQINDNFAKLSEALYVAEQKAREAVAMRSKVQKEMLLKEKERKEQELRALAQKARSERTGVAPPAAIPVPSERSAMDDADMADDYEQPRERERGEREKNYPKESREEREERLHREKIREERRRERERERRLEAKDAAMGKKSKITRDRDRDISEKVALGMASTKAGTEVMYDERLFNQEKGISSGFATDDQYNVYDKGLFTAQPTLSTLYRPKKDVDNETYGGADEQLEKIRKTDRFKPDRGFAGTSERSGPRDRPLEFENQDEADPFGLDQFLTDVKSGKKAMENVGSGGTMRASAGSSMRDGYEGGSGRTRIGFERGH; from the coding sequence ATGGCGGCTTTGAAGGAGCTTCTTCCTCCAGCAAAATCATCGTCAACAACTTACTATGATCACAGTAACGATCCATGGTTCAAGCAGAGATTCTCCTCTTCATCCGAGGAGGAAAAAGCCGCAGCCATCAAGCACAAGCCAGTGCCGCCTTATATGAAGCGTGCCGGTTTTGTTCCTCGCAAGGTGGAGGATTTTGGGGATGGTGGTGCCTTTCCTGAGATCCATGTTGCTCAGTACCCACTTGACATGGGAAGGAATAAGTCCTCAAAACCAGGTTCAAAGATCCTTCCGGTAACAGTTGATGCTCATGGGAATGTTGCATATGATGCAATAGTGAAGCAGAATGAGAATGCTAAGAAGATTGTGTACACACAACAGAAGGATCTGATACCAAAGATTTTGAAGAATGATGAGGACAGTGACATGGAAGATGATGAGGATGAGCAAAATGAGATTGAGGAGACAACTCAGGAGACTAAGGCTGCACTTGAGAAGATAGTTAATGTGAGATTGAGTGCAGCACAGCCAAAAAATGTTCCCAAGCAGTCATCTGATACAAAGTATATTAAGTATAAGCCTTCACAGCAGAATGCGGCTTTCAATTCTGGGGCGAAAGAAAGGGTTATTAGGATGGTTGAGATGCCAGTTGATCCACTTGAGCCTCCAAAGTTCAAGCATAAGCGTGTCCCCAAGGCATCTGGCTCCCCTCCAGTGCCTGTGATGCATTCGCCACCGAGGCCAGTTACTGTGAAAGACCAGCAGGATTGGAAGATACCTCCTTGTATTTCTAATTGGAAGAATCCAAAAGGTTATACTATCCCTCTTGACAAGCGTCTTGCAGCTGATGGGAGAGGTCTTCAGGATGTTCAGATCAATGATAATTTTGCAAAGCTTTCAGAGGCATTATATGTTGCAGAGCAGAAGGCTAGAGAAGCAGTTGCAATGAGGTCCAAGGTTCAGAAGGAGATGCTTCTAAAGGAGAAGGAAAGGAAAGAACAGGAGCTGAGGGCTTTGGCCCAGAAAGCACGTTCAGAGAGAACTGGTGTAGCCCCTCCAGCTGCCATTCCTGTTCCATCTGAGAGGAGCGCCATGGATGATGCTGACATGGCAGATGATTATGAGCAACCACGTGAACGCGAAAGAGGTGAAAGGGAGAAGAACTATCCAAAGGAGTCAAGGGAGGAAAGGGAGGAGCGGCTGCATAGGGAAAAAATCCGTGAGGAACGGCgaagagaaagggaaagggaGAGACGATTAGAGGCTAAGGATGCTGCTATGGGAAAGAAAAGCAAGATCACAAGAGACAGGGATCGTGATATAAGTGAGAAAGTTGCTCTTGGTATGGCCTCTACCAAGGCGGGTACTGAGGTCATGTATGATGAGAGGCTATTCAACCAGGAAAAAGGAATATCATCTGGGTTTGCCACTGATGATCAGTACAATGTTTATGACAAAGGCTTGTTCACTGCACAGCCAACACTCTCAACCCTCTATAGGCCAAAGAAGGATGTTGATAATGAGACTTATGGTGGTGCAGATGAGCAGTTAGAGAAGATTAGGAAGACGGATCGATTCAAGCCTGATAGAGGATTTGCGGGGACTTCTGAAAGGTCTGGACCCAGGGACAGGCCTCTTGAATTTGAGAATCAAGATGAAGCTGATCCATTTGGTCTGGATCAGTTCTTGACAGACGTCAAGAGTGGTAAGAAAGCAATGGAAAATGTTGGTAGTGGAGGAACAATGAGAGCAAGTGCCGGATCTTCAATGCGGGATGGTTATGAGGGAGGTTCTGGTAGGACTCGCATTGGATTCGAAAGAGGCCACTAA